Part of the Balneolaceae bacterium genome is shown below.
ACTCATCAATCAACCGGTCAGCATTCTCAGAAGCGATCTCCACCGTTGACATTCCCGTGGTATAATGGTGCAGAAGCCGGTCTTTGAGTGTAAGTGTATCTCCCTCTTCTTTGTGAATTTTAAGTCCTGCTCTGCCGCCACCGGCCTGCTCATACGTCATGCCAATTGCACCATGAAAGGTCGGCCAAGTGTCACCATAGCCGGGGTAAAACAGATCAAACTGTTCTTTGGTAAAGTAGAACCAGCCTTCTTCGTCAAAATATTTGATGTGATTCTCGCCGATGGTAGTTTGAAATTCGCGTTGCCAATCGGTAATCACTTGGTGAAACGGCTCGGCCGCCGGCGCAAAATAGTAGGGATCATTGTACCCCTGTTCATGGTAATCCACATGAATGTGCGGGTACCACTGTTTGTAGATTTTAAATCGCTGCTGAGTTTCTTTCTGAACCTGCCAGGCCCAGTCACGATTCAGGTCAAACAGGTAGTGGTTCGAACGTCCGCCGGGCCATGGTTCATGGTGTTCACGGGCTACGAATTTGGCATCCGGTTCTTCTCCAGCTATCTGTTTATACCAGTGCACATACCGGTCACGACCGTCGGGGTTAACCATCGGGTCCATGATGACAACCGTATTTTCAAGCCAGGATTTTGATTCGTAATTCCGGGGCTGAACCAGTTCATAGAGCGTTTTCATAGCCGCTTCACTGCTGGATGTTTCATTTCCGTGAACGTTATAACTCAGCCATACAATGGCTTTTTTGTTTGATGTAGTTTCTCCACCCTCCAATCCGGTCATTCGAAGATTATTCAGCCGGATCTCCTCCAGGTTTTTATGATTTTCGGGAGTTGTAATCACCAGGTATACCAAGTCACGATGCTCATATGTCTCTCCATATTTTTGAATGGTGGCGTACCCCGACTCCTCAGCAACGTGGGTTACATAATCCAGGACCTTGTGATGGGGAGTCCATCGATCTCCGATTTCATAACCCAAAAATTCATCAGGCGATTGGAGTTGAGCGAATGCTGGTGTGATATATAAAAAGGAGAGGAATAAACTACTTAAAAGTAAAACCTTTGTTTTCATTTTGGAGTGCCTGATGCGCAAGTCGATTTATTTATGAAAGTTAAAAGTGAGCAAACTTAACCAAAAAATAAAAATGTTTTATACTTATGCATGATTTATTTAATTTATGCATAAATATAAATCAACAATCAACTGAGATGAGAACCACACTTGATTTACCGGAAGATCTGCTGCAAAAAGCGATGAGGTTATCCAACCAAAAAACAAAGACATCTACAATCATTTTGGCACTCGAAGAACTTGTTCGAAAATCGACCCTTTCCGATATAAAAGATTTTAAAGGAAAGGTTGATCTTGATATTGATATAGACAAATTAAGAGACCGCCAGAAGTGAACGTTATTATAGACACATCTGTCTGGATAGATTATTTTAAACAGGGTGAGCAAACATCAATCGTTGATGTACTTATTGACGAAAATCTAATCACAACAAATGATATAATTCTTGCTGAATTAGTTCCCTTCTTGAGAGTAAAAAAGCAAAAAAAACTTATCAGACTACTTTATAAAATCAGAAAGTTACCTTTAAAAACTGACTGGGATGAGATTATTGAATTCCAGGTAAAATGCATTCGGAAAGGTATTAATGGTGTTGGAATTCCGGATCTTATAATTGCCCAGAACTCCAAACACCATCAATGTAAGTTATATTCATTAGACAAACATTTCCGACTACTTAATGAAGTTGTAGATGTAGATCTATTTGACTAATGATAAGTGACGTATCTTTTAATTAAGTGTATACTCAAGAGTAATTTCCGCATCTAACAACTTTGATACGGGACAACCTTCTTTAGCACCTTTCGCAATTTCATCGAATTTCTCCTCGGCAATATCGGGCACTTTAGCCTGAAGTTGCAGGGCGCTTTTAGTAATCGCCCATCCGCCATCTTTTTGATCCAGGCTAATGGTCGCTTTCGTCTCAATAGAATCGGCTGTGTAGCCTTCTTTTTCCAAAGCAACACTCAAAGCCATGGCGTAGCATCCGGCATGTGCGGCTCCAATCAGCTCTTCAGGATTTGTTCCTTTTGTTCCGTCTTCATTTTCAAATCTTAGTTTTACTGAATAGGGCAGATCGGTAAAAGCGCCACTTCTGGGTGTGGTTAACGTTCCCGATCCTTCAGTTCCTGAACCATTCCAAATTGCTTCTGCTATACGTTTCATAATTGTAGGTTAGTTATTGATTTATGTTATGATTTAGTGTCTCTAAGAAAACGTCAATCTCTGCGTTCCACTTGCCTCAAAAATGCTCATGTACACGTAGTACATTGCGCTTTTTGAGGCTTCGCGCGCCTTGACCTTGACGTTTTCTTAGGACACTATGAATTTTCTTACAAGCATGATTTAGATTCATTCATTTAGAAGATAATATCAAAAGGGCGTTTGCAATATTTCTTTCACCATTATGATCGAATCTCAAGTTATCACTCGGGTAATTTACAATTCCATTTTCTGTTTTGTTTTTGATCCACATCGCGGTAGATCCGCCGCCATCTAAATTCAAGGCGTCTTTCGCTCCAAGGTTCGCTAAAAAATTTGTTAATTCATGGATTGTCATTCCATACGCCTGGAACGACCGTCCATCAATAGTAACCAAAAACAAGCGCCTGTCGTTTGTTATGGCGACCGCAGTTCTCGGATGCCTGTTTTGATGAAACGAATTATTATTGAATGATTGAATTTCGGATTCAAAAATTAAAAGAGGCCCGGAAGTCAAAATATTTTCAAAGTCGGCGCTTATCCATCCTTCTGCCGGTTTCTTTAAAATTTGAATGGGTTGATTCTCTGACCAACCCAAAGCCCCGCGCTCATTAAATGGATTACGATTTACATGTCCTTCATGAATGACTGTTTCGTCCACTTTTAAGAAAACAACAGATCCACCTGATTCCCGATTAAAAAAAGAGCCATTTACCGCAACCAACGCATTATTCTTAGATGCAAACTCACTCGTTTTGATCAAACTATCTTCAAGAAAAGCCAGCTCGAATTCCGTTTCTATGCTGTCTAAAAATAGTTCCACCAAATTGATACTCTGTTTGGAGTCAAAGAGATCATCTCCTTTGTAGTTTTTCCAGTAAATGCCTTTATCAAGTCTTTCTGTAGTCCATGTAATATTCGCAGCAGAATTGTCTGATGAATCCTGAGCCTTAACTACATCGAGTGAGAAAATGAATGAAATCGAGAATACAAGTAAGCACCCTCTCAGAAGATATGTATGTAGAGTTCTCTTCA
Proteins encoded:
- a CDS encoding type II toxin-antitoxin system VapB family antitoxin, which encodes MRTTLDLPEDLLQKAMRLSNQKTKTSTIILALEELVRKSTLSDIKDFKGKVDLDIDIDKLRDRQK
- a CDS encoding PIN domain-containing protein; this encodes MNVIIDTSVWIDYFKQGEQTSIVDVLIDENLITTNDIILAELVPFLRVKKQKKLIRLLYKIRKLPLKTDWDEIIEFQVKCIRKGINGVGIPDLIIAQNSKHHQCKLYSLDKHFRLLNEVVDVDLFD
- a CDS encoding OsmC family protein, coding for MKRIAEAIWNGSGTEGSGTLTTPRSGAFTDLPYSVKLRFENEDGTKGTNPEELIGAAHAGCYAMALSVALEKEGYTADSIETKATISLDQKDGGWAITKSALQLQAKVPDIAEEKFDEIAKGAKEGCPVSKLLDAEITLEYTLN
- a CDS encoding phosphodiester glycosidase family protein, which codes for MKRTLHTYLLRGCLLVFSISFIFSLDVVKAQDSSDNSAANITWTTERLDKGIYWKNYKGDDLFDSKQSINLVELFLDSIETEFELAFLEDSLIKTSEFASKNNALVAVNGSFFNRESGGSVVFLKVDETVIHEGHVNRNPFNERGALGWSENQPIQILKKPAEGWISADFENILTSGPLLIFESEIQSFNNNSFHQNRHPRTAVAITNDRRLFLVTIDGRSFQAYGMTIHELTNFLANLGAKDALNLDGGGSTAMWIKNKTENGIVNYPSDNLRFDHNGERNIANALLILSSK